Genomic window (Campylobacter magnus):
AACTGAGCCTTATTATTTTAGCGGAGATATTGAGTATTTAGGACTTATTAGGCGTTTTAATAGCACGATTTTATTGCGCAAAGATTTTTTAATAGATCCTTATCAAATCGCTAGATCAAGGCTTTATGGTGCTGATATTGTGCTTTTGATAGTGCGAATTTTGGGCAAAGAAAAGCTTAAAGAAATGCTAGATTATGCTCGTTCAATCAAGCTTTTTGCGCTTGTTGAGGTTCATAGCGAAGCTGAGCTTGAAATGGCTCTTTATGCTGGAGCGCAAATCATTGGCATAAATCACAGAAACCTTGATACGCTAGCAATGGATATGAGCCTTAGCACTCGCCTTGTCCCTGAGATCCCACAAGACAAAGTCATCGTAGCTGAAAGCGGTCTAAAGACACACGAACAGCTAAAAGAGCTTAGTGCCTTAGGCGTAAATGCCTTTTTGATAGGTGAGCATTTTATGAAACAAACTAGCCCAGGGGCTGCCTTAAAAGAGATAAAATATGGAAAATGAGAATTCTAGAATTCCTAGAGTAGAGCAAAGCAGTGAGAAAAACTACGAGTTTTGTCCTAACTCAGAAAATAAAGAGCTCTTTGCTCATCTTTTTGCGCCTTG
Coding sequences:
- the trpC gene encoding indole-3-glycerol phosphate synthase TrpC, with amino-acid sequence MILDDIIAKTKDRVAEQKKKMSLDYLERAMSSGYEPRDALEALRGSMNIIAEIKKSSPSRGLIRADFHPLEIATEYEQNGASAISVLTEPYYFSGDIEYLGLIRRFNSTILLRKDFLIDPYQIARSRLYGADIVLLIVRILGKEKLKEMLDYARSIKLFALVEVHSEAELEMALYAGAQIIGINHRNLDTLAMDMSLSTRLVPEIPQDKVIVAESGLKTHEQLKELSALGVNAFLIGEHFMKQTSPGAALKEIKYGK